From the genome of bacterium:
CGGTCCACCGCCACGGTGGTCGGCGGGGCCGGGGGAGCGGCCGGCGAGATCTACACCGTCGAGGACGAGAAGCAGTTTTCGCCGGGCGTGAAGATCGTCAAGATTCTTCCCGACCGGATCGAGTTCGTGAACGGCGCTCGGCTGGAATACGCTGAGATCGAGCGCTTCGGCGGGGGGGTGACCACCGGTCAGCCCGGCTCGGCCTTGGACAAGCCGACGGCGTCCAAGACCGATGGCGACGTGGCCCAGCAGACCGAGCAGGGCAAGTTCGTCGTCGACAAGGCCGAATTGGATGCCGCTCTTTCCAACCTCGACCAGCTCTTCACTCAGATCCGGGCGGTCCCTCAGATGCAAGGCGGCAAATCGACCGGCCTCAAGCTGCTTAGCATTCGAGGTGGCTCGATCTTTGCTAAGCTCGGCCTCCGCCGTAATGACGTCCTGGAACGAATCAACGGCCAAGAAATGGACATGCAAAAGGGCATGCAGATCTTCGGGACCCTCAAGGATTCGACCCACATCACCATCGACCTCCAACGGGACGGCAAGAAGACGACTTTGGAGTATGACATCCAATAGGGGGATTTTTAGCTCCCACGGGGTGTCGTTTTTTAATTGATAATTCTGCCTGTTTTGTTAACTACTTACCCAAATTGGGCCTGTATTTCCGAAGCCTTCATGCAGTTCCGAAGCCTTCACCACGTTTAAACGACATACCTCTAGCGGCTCCGCTTTAGTTTAAGGAGAAGAAACGCAATGCGAGTTCTTACCCGATTCGTCCAACTTTCCATCTTGGGCAGCGTGACGACAACGTTCGCCGCCGGAGCCTTGGCCCAAATTCCACCTCCACCCGCTCCCGGCGGAACCGGCACCCCCGGCGCCGCTTATGAAGAGCTCAGCGTTCCCAAGGCGGTTCCGGTCCGGCCGACCGCCGAAACCCGGGCCGCCGCTCCCAGCGCTCCCGGAGCCACCCCGGTCCCCGGCGCCGACGAAGGCCTTTACCTCAACGCGGTCGACACCGACGTTCGCGAGATCATCAAGCAAATTTCCAAGGTCACCGGCAAAAACTTCCTCGTCGACCAATCGGTTCGCGGCAAGGTCACCATCATCTCCGAGAAGAAGATGACCATCGAGGAGGCCTACCAGGCTTTCCTGTCGGCCCTCGAGGTCCTGGGCTACACCGTGGTCAACGCGCCCGGCGACCTGGTCAAGGTCATCCCGATGAAGGAGGCGCTCCAGAACCCCTTGCCGATCTACCGGGACGATAGCCCGATCACCGATGCCTTCATCACCCGCATCGTCCAAATGAAGAACATCAGCGCCCTCGAGATGTCCAACGCCATCAAGACCCTGGTCTCCAAGGAAGGCAATCTCTTCGCCTATCCCGCGACCAACACCCTGATCGTCACCGACACCGGCACCAATATCGACCGTCTCCTCAAAATCATGAGGGAGCTTGATCAGGAAGGTCCCTCCGAGACCATCGACATCATTCCGCTGCGCTTCGCCAGCGCCAAGGACGTGGCTTCGAAGATCACCGAGCTTTATTCCGAGGACCGGGCCCAGGCCGGAAGGGCGCCCACGGCCGCCGCCCGCCGAACCGCCGCGGCCCGCGGCCCCGAGCTCGAGGAGACTCCCTATCTTTCCAAGGTCATCGCCGACGACCGGACCAACTCGGTCATCGTCTTGGCCAGCAAGCGGGCGCTCAACAAGGTCCGGGAGCTGGTCTCCCGTCTCGACCGCAAGCTCGAGGCCGGCACCGACGGCAAAATTCACGTTCACTACTTGAAGCACGCCAACGCCAAGGATTTGGCCACCGTGCTCGGCGCCCTCACCGCGACCAGCGTCCAGACCAGCCGCCAGCAGGCGGCCGGCACGCCGCCGGGCGGCGCGACTCCCGGCCGTCAAGTCGGAGCCACCGAGGTCACCGCCGAGTTTGAAGGCGGCGTCAAGATCGCGGCCGACGAAAACACCAATGCCTTGATCATCACGGCGACGGCCAAGGATTATCAGACCCTCTCCAACGAGGTGATCAACAAGCTCGATATACCCCGCAAGCAGGTTTACGTCGAAGTCGTCATCATGGAATTGACCATCGACAAGAACCGGACCCTCGGCGTCTCCGGCCAAGGCGGCGGCACCTTCAGCGCCGGCGGCGAGCCGATGCTGGGCTTCGGCTCCTCCTTGGGCGGCACGGCGGCCGGTCTCTCGGCCGCGGCCTTGAGCGGTTTGGCGGCCGGCGTGGTCAGCCAAAACACCACCAGCATTCCGGTGACCAATCCCGACGGAACGATCACCAACTTGCAGATCCCGACCTTCGGCGTCATCCTCAACGCCCTGCAGACCGACACCAACGTCAACATCCTCTCGACTCCCAACTTGCTGACCTTGGATAACGAAGAAGCCGAGATCATCGTCGGCGGCACTCAGCCTTTCCCCAGCGGCACCACCTTGACCCCCGGCGGCAACACCACCTTCAACGTCACCCGGGAGGACGTCGGTATCAAGCTCAAGATGCAGCCCCAGATCAACGAGGGCGACGTGGTCAAGATCAAGTTGAAGCAGGAGATCACCACCGTCATCCCCGGCGCCTCCGAAGTGGTCTTGACCTCTCTCGGACCCTCGACGACCAAGCGCTCGGTCGAGACCGTGGTCGCGGCCAAGGACCAGCAGACCATCGTCATCGGCGGCCTGATCGACGACAAGGTCACCATGACCACCACCAAGGTGCCCTTCCTGGGCGACATCCCGATCCTGGGCAACCTCTTCAAGCAGAAGAAGACCGTCAAGACCAAGACCAATATCCTGGTCTTCCTGCGGCCCTACATCATCCGCGATTCCAAGGACTTCCTGAAGATCCTGCAGAAGAAGGTCGAAGAGCGGAACATGTTCATCGCCACCAATTACGGCAAGGGCCAGCAAAAGGTCATTCGCCAGTCGATTCGCAACCACGCGGCCGACCTCCTGGAATTCCGCAAGGAGATCCAACGTGAGAACTGGGATTTCCAAAGTGACACCGGAACCCGGGTGGTTCCGATCGACACCCAGGCTCCGAGCGGCGGCGGATCGAGTTCCAGCGATTCCTCCAGCCTGAGCGACCATAGCCAGGACTTGCTCAGGGCCGCCAATAGCTCCGACGCCCGTTAATTTGCGAAGACCCTTGCCATGAAAGAGGGCGTTCCTCGGTAGGGGCACCCTTGACGGGTGCCCAATCTGCCGGCGATGGCAAAAGCTTTGCCTTGGGCGACCGCAAGGGTCGCCCCCTATAAGCCCCTTGCTACAAGGGCACCCTGCGAGGTTTAATACGGCATGCTCGACAAAAGTCTGGGAAACATTCTCCTCGAAAATACGCCGCTCACCGAGTCACAGCTCGAGGAGGGGCTTTTGGTCCAGCGGGAGAAGGGCATCAAGCTCGGCGAGGCCTTGGTGCAGCTTCGCTTCATGAAGCACGACGATATCCTCAAGGCGGTCAGCATCCAGCTGGGCATCCCTTATCTGAGCAAGATCGACGCCGAGAGCATCTCCTCCGATGCCATTGCCCCGGTCCCGATCAATTTCGCCAAGAGGAACGAGCTGATACCCTTGAGCCGCAACGCCGAGCACGTCGAGGTGGCCATCGCCGATCCGGTCAATATCGCGGCCTTGGATGACCTCCGTTTGCTTTACGGCGCCAGCGTCCGGCCGGTCATCGCCAGCTCGGCCGAAATCACCGAGGCGATCAATACCGTCTATAACCGCGGCTCCGGGACCGACCGCACGGTGATGAGCGACCTCCAGGACGAGAACCTCGAAAATCTCACCCAAGAGCTGGAAGAGCCCCAGGACCTCCTGGAGTCCGACGACGAGGCTCCGATCATCCGCTTGGTCAATTCGCTGATCTTTCGGGCGGTCAAGCAGAAGGC
Proteins encoded in this window:
- the gspC gene encoding type II secretion system protein GspC, encoding MGILLKKYLWVAQLFLVFIGSYFLAKIAATFIASKLRIEKNLEVARISAAPTPARVRVGFDEYKIILDRNIFDSRELAPEMAIGTPEPTQLDMNAPAVKTSLPIKLVSTFSVGAGTDKRSTATVVGGAGGAAGEIYTVEDEKQFSPGVKIVKILPDRIEFVNGARLEYAEIERFGGGVTTGQPGSALDKPTASKTDGDVAQQTEQGKFVVDKAELDAALSNLDQLFTQIRAVPQMQGGKSTGLKLLSIRGGSIFAKLGLRRNDVLERINGQEMDMQKGMQIFGTLKDSTHITIDLQRDGKKTTLEYDIQ
- the gspD gene encoding type II secretion system secretin GspD — its product is MRVLTRFVQLSILGSVTTTFAAGALAQIPPPPAPGGTGTPGAAYEELSVPKAVPVRPTAETRAAAPSAPGATPVPGADEGLYLNAVDTDVREIIKQISKVTGKNFLVDQSVRGKVTIISEKKMTIEEAYQAFLSALEVLGYTVVNAPGDLVKVIPMKEALQNPLPIYRDDSPITDAFITRIVQMKNISALEMSNAIKTLVSKEGNLFAYPATNTLIVTDTGTNIDRLLKIMRELDQEGPSETIDIIPLRFASAKDVASKITELYSEDRAQAGRAPTAAARRTAAARGPELEETPYLSKVIADDRTNSVIVLASKRALNKVRELVSRLDRKLEAGTDGKIHVHYLKHANAKDLATVLGALTATSVQTSRQQAAGTPPGGATPGRQVGATEVTAEFEGGVKIAADENTNALIITATAKDYQTLSNEVINKLDIPRKQVYVEVVIMELTIDKNRTLGVSGQGGGTFSAGGEPMLGFGSSLGGTAAGLSAAALSGLAAGVVSQNTTSIPVTNPDGTITNLQIPTFGVILNALQTDTNVNILSTPNLLTLDNEEAEIIVGGTQPFPSGTTLTPGGNTTFNVTREDVGIKLKMQPQINEGDVVKIKLKQEITTVIPGASEVVLTSLGPSTTKRSVETVVAAKDQQTIVIGGLIDDKVTMTTTKVPFLGDIPILGNLFKQKKTVKTKTNILVFLRPYIIRDSKDFLKILQKKVEERNMFIATNYGKGQQKVIRQSIRNHAADLLEFRKEIQRENWDFQSDTGTRVVPIDTQAPSGGGSSSSDSSSLSDHSQDLLRAANSSDAR